Genomic segment of Umezawaea sp. Da 62-37:
TGCGGGTGCACAGCGCGGACGCCCCGATCCTGGCCGACGGCCCGCGCGGCGCCATGCGGCACGCCAAGCCCGAGCGCTCGATGCTCCCCTACCTGCTGCGCCGCTCCGCCGCCGTCGGCACCCCGCTGCACATGGCCCGGTACGGCGGGTTCACCGCGCCGCCGTTCACCGGGGCGCACGGGTTCGACGGCGACCGGACCTTCGACGAACTCCCCGGACGGCCGCGGGTGATCGCCGTGCCCGGCCACACGTCCGGCAGCACGGCCTACGCCTTCCCCGACCTCGGCGTCGTGTTCACCGGTGACGCCCTGGTCACCCATGACGGCCTCACCGGCCACCGCGGCCCCGGCCTGGTCTGCCGCGCGTTCACCGGCGACAGCGCCGCGGCGCTGGTTTCGCTCGACCGCCTCGACTCCCTCCCGGACACCGCGCTGCTGCTCCCCGGCCACGGCGACCCGTTCGCCCACGGCGTCGCGGCCGCCACCGCGCTGGCCCGCCACACCGGTGTCTCCTGAACCCGGATGCCCGTCGGTGCGGTGTGGCACCATCCCGGACGTGACCAGCAGACCCGCCCCGGCTCAGCGCCTGAGCGACCTCGCGCGCCTGCGCCGCGTCCGCGACCGGATCGACCGGGAGTTCGCGCGGCCGTTGGACGTCGAGTCGCTGGCGCGCGACGCGCACATGTCGGCGGGGCACCTGAGCCGCGAGTTCAAGGCGGCCTACGGGGAGTCGCCGTACGGGTACCTGATGACGCGGCGCATCGAACGGGCGATGGCGCTGCTGCGCCGCGGCGACCTGAGCGTCACGGACGTGTGCTTCGAGGTCGGCTGCCAGTCGCTCGGGACGTTCAGCACCCGCTTCACCGAACTGGTCGGCGTGCCGCCGAGCACCTACCGCCGCCAGGCCGCCCGGACGACGGAAGGCATGCCGTCGTGCGTGGCCAAGCAGGTGACGCGACCGGTCAGGAATCGAGAAGCGCGGTCCCCGAGCCGCACTTAGTGTGGCCGCCATGGACATCACGGTGCACACCACCTACCTCCCCCAGGACGACCCCGACGCGGCGGTGGCCTTCTACCGCGACGTCATCGGTTTCGAGGTCCGCAACGACGTCGGCTACAACGGGCTGCGCTGGATCACGGTCGGCCCTCCCGGCCAGACCGGCACGGCCATCGTCCTGCACCCGGTCGCCGTCGACCCCGGCATCACCGAGGACGAGCGCCGCACCATCGCCGAGATGATGGCGAAGGGCACGTTCGCCGCCATCAACCTCGCCACCAAGGACCTCGACGACACCTTCGCGAAGGTGCAGGGCAGCGGCGCCGACGTCGTCCAGGAACCGACCGAGCAGCCGTACGGGATCCGCGACTGCGCGTTCCGCGACCCCGCGGGCAACCTCGTCCGCATCCAGCAGCTGCGCTGAACCACACGGAGACGAAGAGCATGGACACGAGGAAGAACACCCCGACGCCCGCGCCGCACGAGGCCGACGACCACGACCTGATCCGCGTGCACGGCGCCCGCGTGAACAACCTCAAGGACGTGAGCGTCGAGATCCCGAAGCGCAGGCTGACGGTGTTCACCGGCGTCTCCGGCTCGGGCAAGAGCTCGCTGGTGTTCAGCACGATCGCCGCGGAGTCGCAGCGGATGATCAACGAGACCTACAGCGCGTTCCTCCAGGGCTTCATGCCGACGCTGGCGCGGCCCGACGTGGACGTGCTGGAGGGCCTGACCACCGCGATCATCGTCGACCAGGAGCGGATGGGCGCCGACCCGCGTTCCACGGTCGGCACCGCCACCGACGCCAACGCGATGCTGCGCATCCTCTTCAGCAGGCTGGGGACACCGCACATCGGCTCGCCCCAGGCGTTCTCGTTCAACGTCGCCTCGATCAGCGGGGCGGGCGCGGTGACTTTGGAGCGCGCCGGGCAGAAGGTGAAGGAGCGGCGCAGCTTCAGCATCACCGGCGGCATGTGCCCGCGCTGCGAGGGCCGGGGCTCGGTCAACGACATCGACCTCACCGCGCTCTACGACGACAGCTTGTCCCTCAACGAGGGCGCGCTCACGATCCCCGGCTACAGCATGGAAGGCTGGTACGGGCGCATCTTCCGGGGCTGCGGCTACTTCGACCCGGACAAGCCGATCGCGAAGTTCACCAAGAAGCAGCTGCACGACCTCCTGCACCGCGAGCCGACCAAGATCAAGGTCGAGGGGATCAACCTGACCTACTCGGGGCTGATCCCGCAGATCCAGAAGTCGTTCCTGTCGAAGGACCGCGAGGCGATGCAGCCGCACATCCGCGCGTTCGTCGACCGGGCGGTCACCTTCACCACCTGCCCCGAGTGCGAGGGCACCCGGCTCAGCGAGGCGGCCAGGTCGTCGAAGATCGCGGGCACCGGCATCGCCGACGCCTGCGCGATGCAGATCAACGACCTCGCCAAGTGGGTCAGCGGCCTGGAGGAACCCTCCGTCGCCCCTCTGCTGGCCGCGCTGCGGCACACCCTCGACTCGTTCGTCGAGATCGGACTCGGCTACCTATCCCTCGACCGCCCGTCCGGCACGCTGTCCGGTGGCGAGGCCCAGCGCACCAAGATGATCCGCCACCTCGGCTCGTCGCTCACCGACGTCACCTACGTCTTCGACGAACCGACGATCGGCCTGCACCCGCACGACATCCAGCGGATGAACGGCCTGCTGCTGCAACTGCGGAACAAGGGCAACACCGTCCTCGTCGTGGAGCACAAGCCCGAGGCCATCGCGATCGCCGACCACGTCGTCGACCTCGGGCCCGGCGCGGGCTCCGCGGGTGGCGAGGTCGTGTTCGAGGGCACGGTGGAGGGCTTGCGCGCCAGCGACACCACCACCGGACGCCACCTCGACGACCGCGCCTCCCTGAAGCCGTCGGTGCGCGAGCCCTCGGGCAAGCTCGAGGTGCGCGGCGCGGACCTGCACAACCTGCGCGGCGTCGACGTCGACATCCCCCTCGGCGTGCTCGTGGTCCTCACCGGTGTCGCCGGGTCCGGCAAGAGTTCCCTGGTCCGCGGCTCGGTGTCCGGCCGCGACGGCGTGGTCTCGGTCGACCAGACCGCGATCCGCGGCTCACGGCGCAGCAACCCCGCGACCTACACCGGAATGCTCGAACCGATCCGCAAGGCCTTCGCCAAGGCCAACGGCGTGAAGCCCGCCCTGTTCAGCTCCAACTCCGAGGGCGCCTGCCCCAATTGCAACGGCGCGGGCGTCGTCTACACCGACCTGGGCATGATGGCAGGCGTCGCCAACCCGTGCGAGGTCTGCGACGGCAAGCGGTTCCAGGCGGAGGTGCTCGACTACACCTTCGGCGGCCGCGACATCAGCGAGGTCCTCTCGATGTCCGTCGACGAGGCCGAGCGGTTCTACGCCGACGGCGACGCCAAACTGCCGGCAGCGCACAAGATCCTCACCAACCTCTCCGACGTGGGCCTCGGCTACCTCACCCTCGGCCAACCGCTCACCACCCTGTCCGGCGGCGAACGCCAGCGCGTCAAGCTCGCGACCCGCATGGCCGAACAGGGCGGCGTCTACGTCCTCGACGAGCCCACCGCGGGCCTGCACCTCGCCGACGTGGAACAACTGCTGGGCCTCCTGGACCGCCTGGTCGACTCCGGCAAGTCCGTCATCGTCGTCGAACACCACCAGGCGGTCATGGCCCACGCCGACTGGATCATCGACCTCGGCCCCGGCGCGGGCCACGAGGGCGGCGACGTCGTCTTCGAGGGCACTCCCGCCGACCTGGTCACCGCCCGCTCCACCCTCACCGGCGAGCACCTCGCGGAGTACGTCGGCGGCTGAACCTAGTCGCGGGCTTCGTCCAGCAGACCGGCCACCTGCGCGGTCCGCTGGTACAACACGTAGCGCCCGGCTCTGACCTTGGTGACGAGGCCCGCGCGGTGCAGTGCGCCGAGGTGGTAGGAGATGGTGCCGGGGGTGTACCCGATCCGGGTGGCGAGTTCCTTCGTGGACCTGGCGGTGTCGAGGTCCGCGAGCAGGACCGCTCGGGCGTTGCCGACCACTTGCGCGATGCTCCCGGACCTGCGGTCCCGGCCTGCTCCGACCCGCTCGGCGGGGTAGTAGAGGACGAACTGCCCTGGCGTGTCGACCTGGATGACGACGCCGGGCCTGCTGAGCACACTGGGGGCCAGCACCAGGTCCCGGCCGGTGACGTCGATCTCGCCGTCCCACGACTTCGGGAGGGCGACCGCGTCACCCGCCCACTCGATGTCGGGGTGGAGTGCCGCGAGCGTCCGGCCGATGCCGTGGGTGGCGATGGCCGTCGCGCGCTGGGCGATGTCCTGGTCGACGATCGAGCGCAGTTCGGGCCAGCCGTCGGAGAGGGTGTCCCGCCAGAACCGGGCGAGCCCGTTGGCCAGACGCCGCTGCATCCGCCCCGACTCCGCGACCCGACGGGTCGCGGCCCGCAGCGGCCTGCTCCAGTGGGTGCGGGTGTAGGTGAAGACCTGGGTTTCGAGGTCGTCCTGCGCCACCGCCTCGATCCGCGCGACCTGCTCGTCGAGCAGCCCACGACGCCGCCCGTCGGTCCCCGGCTGCGGGGTGAGCAGGTCCGGCGCGTAGGTGTCGCCGTTGCGCGGCAACAGGTCCGCGAGCAGGGCGACGTCGGGATGCGCGAGTGACGCGCGGGCGAGCGGTCCCGGATCCCCGAACACCGGGTGCCGTCCCGACGCGGCGGTGAGCTTCAGCCAAGCCATGGATTCCGACGCCGGGGAAGGCGATAACCGCGTCCTGGACACCGTGTCAGCGTCTACACGCAGCGTGAGCACCGCGCCGACGTTAGCAGTGCCGCGGCGGATTCGAACGGGTTCGAATCCTTTCCGGCGCGGGGTTCCCGCGGGGTTGAGTGGTGGTGCCGAACAACACCGTCACTCGAAGGACCAGGGAGTGGTTGTCATAGTGGGACTGAAGGAAACGATGAAGGCGAAGAGCCGCACGAGCAGGGTCGGCGCGATCGTGGCCGCGGTGGCGTCGGTCGCCGGGATGGTCTTCACGGCCGCGCCCGCCACCGCGGCCGACTACCCCACCAGCACCTTCGAACTCCCGTACACGGCGAGCCACTACAACGGCACGGCCACCTGGTACAACCGGTCGGTCAGCGTCACCGGGACGTTCAAAGCCAGCAACTGCCGGCGGATCTACGTGCGGGCGTTCGCGGGCAACACCTCACTGGATTTCCAGAGCACCAGCCTCTGGTGCAACAGGACCGATACGGCCCCTTTCACCCTTGACACGAACGTCGTCGGCGGGGCCGACAACATCTGGATCTACATGACCTACCTGGACGGCGCCGTCGAAAGGAACCTCGTGGAACGGACCTGCTACCGCAGCTCCAACTACTGCGTCGACGGTCTGCACTAGATCCACGATCAAGGCGCCGAGCAGGTCCGGACGAACTCGAGGACCGATCGTCCGGACCTGCTGGCGGACCGCAGGTCACAGCAGTTCGGTCCGCCGAGTTCAGACGGACGGGCCACCATGGGGGTCGGCAGCTCGATCCACCGCACCTCCACCCGGACAGGACAACCGAGGGCCGGGTCACCCGGTGACCACCACCAGGTGAATCCCCACCACCCCACCGGGTGAACCACAACCACTCCCCATCACACCCCGGCTACATTCCCCCCGGCCAACACCGAGGAGAGGACCGGGGCACATGAACCCACAACCCGCCCCAGGCACCCTGCTGTCCAGCACCCCCCTGCCCACCGCCTTCTGGCCGACCCACACCACCGAGGCCACCCAGGTCCTCTACCAGGGCGTCGGCTACGACGGCGCCGGGCGAGCCGTCAGCGGGTCGGTGTTCCTCCCCGCCGGTACCCCTCCCCCGACCGGCTGGCCCGTGGTCGCGTTCGCCCACGGCACCACCGGCCTCTCCGACCACTGCGCCCCCTCGCGCACGGGCCTCAGCAGGCTCGAACGCGACCACGTCTCCCGCTGGCTGGCAGCCGGCTACCTGGTGGCCGCGACCGACTACGAGGGTCTCGCCAGCACGGGCCCGCACCCGTACTTCAACGGCGAGGCGGTCGCCGACGACGTCATCGACATCGTCCGGGCCACCCGCCAGCTCCACGACCACGTCAGCACGTCCTGGCTGGTGGCGGGCTTCTCCCAGGGCGCCCACGCGGCCCTCTTCGTGGGCCTGATGGCCACCCGCTACGCCCCCGAACTGGACTTCCGCGGCACGGTGGCGCTGGCCCCGCTGGTGCACCTGCCCCGCCTCATCGGCATCCTGACCGAGGACGGCGCCCGCCCCGTCTCCATCCTCCTGCCGTTCCTGCTGGCGGGCCTGCGCGCCTCGCACCCCGACTTCGACGCCCGGCCATACCTGACCGACGCGGGCGGCGAGCTCGTCGACGTCGCGTCCACGGCGACCCTGATCGACATGTTCCGCGCCATCGGCCGCCAGACCAACGACACCGCGGGCATCACCGGCATCCGCGCCCGCCCCGGCGTCGACCCCGTGCTCCACGCCTGCCGCGTCCCCGTCGCCAGGATGGACCGCCCGGTGTACCTCACCGCCGGTGACGACGACGAGGTCGTCCCCGTCGCCGTGGTCGAGCAGTTCGTCGCGGACCTCCGCGCCACCGGCACACCGGTCGAGTACGACCGCCACCCCGGAGCGGCGCACGCCGACGTCCTGGCCGCGGGCCACGACGTCGTGATCGCCTGGACCGCCACCCTGAACCGCGGCGACGCCCCGACGCCCCCACCCGACTTCACCACCCTGGACGCCAACGGCGACGGCCACCTCACCGAGGACGACTTCGAGGTCTTCGCCCTGCGCCTGGTCCAGGCCTTCGGCGAACCACCCGGTTCCCCCACCGCTCTCGCCATCCGCCACCACTACCGCCTGCTCTGGTGGGCGCTCGCCGCCAGGTCCGACCGGGACCACGACGGCACCGTGACCCAGCCCGAATACCTCCACTGGCTCGACACCACCACGCACGACGACGGTTTCGACCGCGACATCCGGCCACTGGCCGAGGCCGTGGTCCAACTCGTGGACACCGACCGGAGCGGCACCGTCGACACCATCGAGTTCACCCGCCTGCTGCGCGCTTGCGGCCTGTCCCCCGACGAAGCCACCGCCGACCTCGCCGCCATCGACCGCGACCGGGACGACACGGTCTCGGTGGCGGAGATCGTCGACGCGGTCCGCGACTTCTGCCTGGCCCCCGCGTCGGGCAAGCCCGGCCACTGGCTGTTCGGGCGGTTCTGAGGCGGCGGAACCTCCCGGAACAGCTCGGGTAAGGTCCTCCGGGTGGGGGAGATCGTGCGCATCGGCGTGTTCTACGACGGCACGTGGTTCGCGTACGTGAGCGACTTCTACGCCACCGCGCACCCGCGGGCCGCAAGGGTCGCGCTCGACGGCTTCCACGACGCGCTGCGCTGGTACGTCCACAACGAGACGGGCCGCGCCCTCGAGGACTGCCTGGTGCACGAGGCGCACTACGTGCGCGGCCGCATCGACACCCCGGCGCGGTCGTTCGACGCGGTGCTGGCCGCCGCCGAGATCACCCGGCACGACCTGCCGCTGCACGGCGGCAAGGAGAAGGGCGTCGACGTCCACTTCGCACTCGAGGTGTGGGACCGAGCCACCACGGTGCCGTTGCAGTGGGTCGTGCTGGTCACCGGGGACGCCGACTTCACCCCGCTGGCCACCAGGCTGACCGGGCGCGGTGTGAACGTGGTCGTGCCCGTGGTCGACGCCCGGTTCCCAGCCGGTGAACCGCCGCCCGCCTGGACACCGCGCACCGCCGCCCCGCTGCGGGCCGCGGCGACGTCGACTCCGGGCTTCGACGCCCTCTTCGCCCCCGCCGACCGCGACGACTACCCGCTGCGGCGCCCGTTCGTGCGCTCCAGCGAGGCCGTCGCCTCCCTCGTCGGCTCGCCGCGCGGCCGCCGTCGCGGCACGGTGACCGGCTGGAAGCCGGGACAGCAGCACGGGTTCATCACCGACAGCCGCGGCGGCTCCTGGTTCGTGTCCCGCGACGACCTCCCCGACGGCCACACCGGTCTCCCCAACGGCACACCGGTCTCGTTCACCGGCTCACCCGCGCCGACAGCGGGCCGGAAGTACCCGCGCGCGTACTCGATCCGCCCGGAGTAGCGGGGCTGCGGGAAGCCGTACCCGCGGCACCCGCGGGCACGCCTGAAGTCACTCGAACGGCGCACACCCGCGGTGATCGGGCGATTGCCCACCTCCGCGCACCGGCTTAACGTCGATCCTCGTCCGCGCGGACAGTCCACCCCGACCCTGCACGAGGGAGATCCGGAATGGCTGAGTTCCGCACGCCCTGGAACCGATTAGCCGGCCTCACCGCGGCCACGATGGCGATCGCCGTCGCGACCGCGCTGCCCGCCGCCGCCGAAGGCGGGATCGTCGACGCCGGCGGCCCCGGCGCCATCGCGGGCAGCTACATCGTCGTGTACAAGGCCGACACCGTCTCGGCGCTCACGGACTCGTTGGCCGCCAAGGTGAACGCGAAGGTCGAGCACCGCTACGGCGTGGCGCTCAAGGGCTTCGCCGGCGCGATGACCGAGACGGCCGCCAAGCGGCTGGCCGCCGATCCCGCCGTGGCCTACGTGGCGCAGAACCACATCGTGCGGACCGTTGCCGACCAGCCGAACCCGCCGTCGTGGGGGCTGGACCGGATCGACCAGCGCGACCTGCCGCTCAACCAGAACTACCACTACGACACGACCGCGCCGAACGTGCACGCGTACGTGATCGACACCGGCATCCGCACGACGCACGTCGACCTCGGCGGGCGGGCCACGTTCGACTACAACGCCGTCGACACGAACAACACCGACTGCAACGGCCACGGCACGCACGTGGCGGGCACGATCGGCGGCGGCCAGTACGGCGTGGCGAAGGGTGTGCGGCTGCACGCCGTGAAGGTGTTGAACTGCGCGGGTTCCGGCACCATCGCCGGCGTCGTCGCGGGCGTCGACTGGGTCACCGGCAACAAGGTCCGCCCCGCCGTCGCCAACATGAGCCTGGGCGGCGGCGTCGACACCACGCTGGACACCGCCGTGCGCAATT
This window contains:
- a CDS encoding MBL fold metallo-hydrolase, with the protein product MPSTTPVRQVAPGVHRLGDDVVNFYLVDHPDGLVLVDAGLPGHLGQLRAHLATTGRDLADVRAVLITHAHPDHTGLVTALTEAGVAVRVHSADAPILADGPRGAMRHAKPERSMLPYLLRRSAAVGTPLHMARYGGFTAPPFTGAHGFDGDRTFDELPGRPRVIAVPGHTSGSTAYAFPDLGVVFTGDALVTHDGLTGHRGPGLVCRAFTGDSAAALVSLDRLDSLPDTALLLPGHGDPFAHGVAAATALARHTGVS
- a CDS encoding helix-turn-helix transcriptional regulator, whose protein sequence is MTSRPAPAQRLSDLARLRRVRDRIDREFARPLDVESLARDAHMSAGHLSREFKAAYGESPYGYLMTRRIERAMALLRRGDLSVTDVCFEVGCQSLGTFSTRFTELVGVPPSTYRRQAARTTEGMPSCVAKQVTRPVRNREARSPSRT
- a CDS encoding VOC family protein, with the protein product MDITVHTTYLPQDDPDAAVAFYRDVIGFEVRNDVGYNGLRWITVGPPGQTGTAIVLHPVAVDPGITEDERRTIAEMMAKGTFAAINLATKDLDDTFAKVQGSGADVVQEPTEQPYGIRDCAFRDPAGNLVRIQQLR
- a CDS encoding excinuclease ABC subunit UvrA, translated to MDTRKNTPTPAPHEADDHDLIRVHGARVNNLKDVSVEIPKRRLTVFTGVSGSGKSSLVFSTIAAESQRMINETYSAFLQGFMPTLARPDVDVLEGLTTAIIVDQERMGADPRSTVGTATDANAMLRILFSRLGTPHIGSPQAFSFNVASISGAGAVTLERAGQKVKERRSFSITGGMCPRCEGRGSVNDIDLTALYDDSLSLNEGALTIPGYSMEGWYGRIFRGCGYFDPDKPIAKFTKKQLHDLLHREPTKIKVEGINLTYSGLIPQIQKSFLSKDREAMQPHIRAFVDRAVTFTTCPECEGTRLSEAARSSKIAGTGIADACAMQINDLAKWVSGLEEPSVAPLLAALRHTLDSFVEIGLGYLSLDRPSGTLSGGEAQRTKMIRHLGSSLTDVTYVFDEPTIGLHPHDIQRMNGLLLQLRNKGNTVLVVEHKPEAIAIADHVVDLGPGAGSAGGEVVFEGTVEGLRASDTTTGRHLDDRASLKPSVREPSGKLEVRGADLHNLRGVDVDIPLGVLVVLTGVAGSGKSSLVRGSVSGRDGVVSVDQTAIRGSRRSNPATYTGMLEPIRKAFAKANGVKPALFSSNSEGACPNCNGAGVVYTDLGMMAGVANPCEVCDGKRFQAEVLDYTFGGRDISEVLSMSVDEAERFYADGDAKLPAAHKILTNLSDVGLGYLTLGQPLTTLSGGERQRVKLATRMAEQGGVYVLDEPTAGLHLADVEQLLGLLDRLVDSGKSVIVVEHHQAVMAHADWIIDLGPGAGHEGGDVVFEGTPADLVTARSTLTGEHLAEYVGG
- a CDS encoding helix-turn-helix domain-containing protein, translating into MAWLKLTAASGRHPVFGDPGPLARASLAHPDVALLADLLPRNGDTYAPDLLTPQPGTDGRRRGLLDEQVARIEAVAQDDLETQVFTYTRTHWSRPLRAATRRVAESGRMQRRLANGLARFWRDTLSDGWPELRSIVDQDIAQRATAIATHGIGRTLAALHPDIEWAGDAVALPKSWDGEIDVTGRDLVLAPSVLSRPGVVIQVDTPGQFVLYYPAERVGAGRDRRSGSIAQVVGNARAVLLADLDTARSTKELATRIGYTPGTISYHLGALHRAGLVTKVRAGRYVLYQRTAQVAGLLDEARD
- a CDS encoding lipase family protein; this translates as MNPQPAPGTLLSSTPLPTAFWPTHTTEATQVLYQGVGYDGAGRAVSGSVFLPAGTPPPTGWPVVAFAHGTTGLSDHCAPSRTGLSRLERDHVSRWLAAGYLVAATDYEGLASTGPHPYFNGEAVADDVIDIVRATRQLHDHVSTSWLVAGFSQGAHAALFVGLMATRYAPELDFRGTVALAPLVHLPRLIGILTEDGARPVSILLPFLLAGLRASHPDFDARPYLTDAGGELVDVASTATLIDMFRAIGRQTNDTAGITGIRARPGVDPVLHACRVPVARMDRPVYLTAGDDDEVVPVAVVEQFVADLRATGTPVEYDRHPGAAHADVLAAGHDVVIAWTATLNRGDAPTPPPDFTTLDANGDGHLTEDDFEVFALRLVQAFGEPPGSPTALAIRHHYRLLWWALAARSDRDHDGTVTQPEYLHWLDTTTHDDGFDRDIRPLAEAVVQLVDTDRSGTVDTIEFTRLLRACGLSPDEATADLAAIDRDRDDTVSVAEIVDAVRDFCLAPASGKPGHWLFGRF
- a CDS encoding NYN domain-containing protein, producing MGEIVRIGVFYDGTWFAYVSDFYATAHPRAARVALDGFHDALRWYVHNETGRALEDCLVHEAHYVRGRIDTPARSFDAVLAAAEITRHDLPLHGGKEKGVDVHFALEVWDRATTVPLQWVVLVTGDADFTPLATRLTGRGVNVVVPVVDARFPAGEPPPAWTPRTAAPLRAAATSTPGFDALFAPADRDDYPLRRPFVRSSEAVASLVGSPRGRRRGTVTGWKPGQQHGFITDSRGGSWFVSRDDLPDGHTGLPNGTPVSFTGSPAPTAGRKYPRAYSIRPE
- a CDS encoding S8 family serine peptidase; protein product: MAEFRTPWNRLAGLTAATMAIAVATALPAAAEGGIVDAGGPGAIAGSYIVVYKADTVSALTDSLAAKVNAKVEHRYGVALKGFAGAMTETAAKRLAADPAVAYVAQNHIVRTVADQPNPPSWGLDRIDQRDLPLNQNYHYDTTAPNVHAYVIDTGIRTTHVDLGGRATFDYNAVDTNNTDCNGHGTHVAGTIGGGQYGVAKGVRLHAVKVLNCAGSGTIAGVVAGVDWVTGNKVRPAVANMSLGGGVDTTLDTAVRNSIASGVTYAIASGNSNANACSFSPARVAEAITVNASDISDNRASFSNYGTCTDLFAPGVNITSAWGTGDTATNTISGTSMATPHVAGAAALYLEANPNASAQQVRDALVTNATPDKIGNPGAGSPNLLLSTGTTTPPQPGQDTLLRGESLQVGQSKTSTDGRYTLIMQGDGNLVLYTSGGAALWSTDTWGTDAAYAVLQGDGNLVLYSTAGVPRWHTNTWGTAADHLVVQTDSNVVLYGPGGQVFWHRLQ